In one window of Pseudomonas sp. IAC-BECa141 DNA:
- a CDS encoding transcriptional regulator has translation MTAPEHTPELHDAALDNYHAIADAIATLFFPHAEVVLHDLRTQKVDYIANNLSKRVIGDESSLEDMLSDDVSERNIGPYEKLNWDGQKIRSLSTVLRDSEGHPLAVLCINLNISLFENAKAALDLFLSPSKLIPQPDSLFRDDWQERINTFLHAWLRERQLSLNLLTRDHKRELVLALHAEGAFKGKSASNYVANVLNMGRATVYKHLKELKG, from the coding sequence ATGACCGCCCCCGAACACACGCCCGAGCTGCATGACGCCGCGCTGGATAACTACCACGCCATCGCCGACGCCATCGCCACGCTGTTCTTTCCCCATGCCGAAGTGGTGCTGCATGACCTGCGCACGCAGAAGGTCGACTACATCGCCAACAACCTGTCGAAACGGGTGATCGGCGATGAATCGTCGCTGGAAGACATGCTCAGCGACGACGTCAGCGAACGGAACATCGGCCCGTACGAAAAGCTCAACTGGGACGGCCAGAAGATTCGCAGCCTGAGCACCGTGCTGCGTGACAGCGAAGGTCATCCGCTGGCGGTGCTGTGCATCAACCTGAATATTTCGCTGTTCGAGAATGCCAAGGCTGCGCTGGACCTGTTCCTCTCGCCGAGCAAGCTGATCCCGCAACCGGACTCGCTGTTTCGCGATGACTGGCAGGAGCGGATCAACACTTTCCTGCACGCCTGGCTGCGCGAACGGCAACTGAGCCTGAACCTGCTGACCCGTGATCACAAACGCGAACTCGTGCTGGCGCTGCACGCCGAGGGGGCGTTCAAGGGCAAGAGCGCCTCGAACTATGTGGCCAATGTCCTGAACATGGGACGGGCGACGGTGTACAAGCATTTGAAGGAATTGAAGGGCTGA
- the yaaA gene encoding peroxide stress protein YaaA, with protein MLMVISPAKTLDYETPPATQRFTQPQYLDHSQELIQQLRELSPAQISELMHVSDKIGGLNAARFGSWTPAFTPENAKQALLAFKGDVYTGLDAQSFSEADFDYAQRHLRMLSGLYGLLRPLDLMQPYRLEMGTKLANARGKDLYAFWGTRISEWLNEALADQGDDVLLNLASNEYFSAVKRTALNARIINTEFKDLKNGQYKIISFYAKKARGLMSRFVIQEKINDPALLKQFDVQGYRYSAEQSKPDNLVFLRDHAPE; from the coding sequence ATGCTGATGGTGATTTCCCCCGCCAAGACCCTCGATTACGAAACACCGCCGGCGACCCAGCGCTTCACCCAGCCGCAATACCTCGACCATTCCCAGGAACTGATCCAGCAACTGCGCGAACTGAGCCCGGCGCAGATCAGCGAGCTGATGCACGTGTCCGACAAGATCGGCGGCCTCAACGCCGCGCGCTTCGGCAGCTGGACACCGGCGTTCACACCGGAAAACGCCAAACAGGCATTGCTGGCCTTCAAGGGCGACGTCTACACCGGACTCGACGCCCAGAGTTTCAGCGAAGCCGACTTCGATTATGCACAACGGCACCTGCGCATGCTCTCCGGCCTCTACGGCCTGCTGCGCCCGCTCGACCTGATGCAGCCGTATCGCCTGGAAATGGGCACCAAACTGGCCAACGCCCGAGGCAAGGACTTGTACGCCTTCTGGGGCACGCGCATCAGCGAATGGCTGAACGAAGCGCTGGCCGATCAGGGCGATGACGTGCTGCTGAACCTGGCGTCCAACGAATACTTCTCGGCCGTCAAACGCACGGCCCTGAACGCACGCATCATCAATACCGAGTTCAAGGACCTGAAGAACGGCCAGTACAAGATCATCAGCTTCTACGCCAAGAAGGCCCGGGGCCTGATGAGCCGCTTCGTGATCCAGGAAAAAATCAACGATCCGGCCCTCCTCAAGCAGTTCGATGTACAGGGTTATCGCTACAGCGCCGAGCAATCGAAACCCGACAATCTGGTGTTTCTGCGCGACCACGCACCGGAATAA
- the moaE gene encoding molybdopterin synthase catalytic subunit MoaE, protein MRIRVQSEPFDPGAEVNAMHAANVGVGAVVSFVGYVRDFNDGLDVAGMFLEHYPGMTEKALGKIAVEAEQRWPLLKLEVLHRIGALEPGEPIVFVASASAHRQAAFDACAFVMDYLKTRAPFWKKENTSDGPRWVEGRDSDHAAADRWKQ, encoded by the coding sequence ATGCGCATTCGAGTGCAGTCCGAACCGTTCGATCCGGGCGCCGAAGTCAACGCGATGCACGCGGCCAATGTCGGCGTTGGCGCGGTGGTGAGTTTCGTCGGCTACGTGCGTGACTTCAACGATGGCCTCGATGTCGCCGGAATGTTCCTCGAACACTATCCGGGCATGACCGAAAAGGCCCTCGGCAAGATCGCCGTAGAGGCCGAGCAACGCTGGCCGCTGTTGAAGCTGGAAGTGCTGCACCGCATCGGCGCGCTGGAACCGGGCGAACCGATCGTGTTTGTCGCCTCCGCCAGTGCCCACCGCCAGGCGGCGTTCGACGCCTGCGCCTTTGTCATGGATTACCTGAAAACCCGCGCGCCGTTCTGGAAGAAAGAGAACACCAGCGACGGCCCGCGCTGGGTTGAAGGCCGTGACAGCGATCATGCGGCGGCGGATCGCTGGAAGCAGTAA
- the moaC gene encoding cyclic pyranopterin monophosphate synthase MoaC, which produces MLTHLDSQGRANMVDVTEKAVTFREATAQALVRMLPDTLQMIVSGGHPKGDVFAVARIAGIQAAKKTSDLIPLCHPLMLTGVKVELSAEGDDAVRIVARCKLSGQTGVEMEALTAASVAALTIYDMCKAVDRGMTIESVRLLEKVGGKSGHFQAEQP; this is translated from the coding sequence GTGCTGACTCATCTCGATTCCCAAGGTCGCGCCAACATGGTCGACGTCACCGAAAAAGCCGTGACGTTCCGTGAAGCGACGGCCCAAGCGCTGGTGCGCATGCTGCCCGACACCCTGCAGATGATCGTCAGCGGCGGCCATCCCAAGGGCGACGTGTTCGCCGTGGCGCGCATTGCCGGCATTCAGGCGGCGAAGAAAACCAGTGACCTGATTCCCCTGTGCCATCCGTTGATGCTGACCGGCGTCAAGGTCGAGCTCAGTGCCGAAGGCGATGACGCGGTGCGCATCGTCGCCCGCTGCAAACTGTCCGGGCAGACCGGCGTCGAGATGGAAGCGCTGACCGCCGCCAGCGTCGCCGCCCTGACCATCTACGACATGTGCAAGGCCGTGGATCGTGGCATGACCATCGAAAGCGTGCGTCTGCTGGAAAAGGTCGGCGGCAAGAGCGGGCATTTCCAGGCGGAGCAGCCATGA
- a CDS encoding MoaD/ThiS family protein, translated as MNLTVKFFARYREALGVDSVKVEGDFATVDDVRALLVQRDGAEVLSEQNLMCARNEDLCQLDEPVADGDEVAFFPTVTGG; from the coding sequence ATGAACCTGACCGTGAAATTTTTTGCCCGTTACCGCGAGGCGCTGGGCGTGGACTCGGTGAAGGTCGAGGGTGACTTCGCCACCGTCGATGACGTTCGTGCGTTGCTGGTGCAGCGTGACGGCGCCGAGGTGCTGAGCGAGCAGAATCTGATGTGCGCGCGCAACGAAGACCTCTGCCAGCTCGACGAGCCGGTGGCGGATGGCGACGAAGTGGCATTTTTCCCCACCGTGACCGGAGGCTGA
- a CDS encoding ABC transporter substrate-binding protein — MKKFPLITGLALSLLACSSAFAAEKTLRIGIEAAYPPFASKTDKGEIVGFDYDIGNALCAQMQVKCVWVEGEFDGLIPSLKVKKIDMALSSMTINEDRKKSVDFTHKYYFTSSRLVMKEGASVDDQYASLKGKTVGVQRATTTDRYATEVFEPKGINVKRYGNNEEIYMDLAAGRLDAIFADTIPLTDFLSMPRGKGYAFVGPELKDPKYVGEGAGIAVRKGNTELVSQLNTAIDGIRASGEYQKISEKYFKSDIYGD, encoded by the coding sequence ATGAAGAAATTCCCCCTCATCACCGGTCTGGCACTGAGCCTGTTGGCGTGCAGCAGCGCGTTCGCCGCCGAGAAAACCCTGCGCATCGGTATCGAGGCGGCGTATCCGCCCTTCGCCTCGAAAACCGACAAGGGTGAAATCGTCGGTTTCGACTACGACATCGGCAACGCCCTGTGCGCGCAGATGCAGGTCAAGTGCGTGTGGGTCGAGGGCGAGTTCGACGGTCTGATTCCTTCCCTGAAAGTGAAGAAAATCGATATGGCGCTGTCGTCCATGACCATCAACGAAGATCGCAAGAAGTCGGTGGACTTCACCCACAAGTACTATTTCACCTCGTCGCGGCTGGTGATGAAGGAAGGCGCGAGCGTCGATGACCAGTACGCCAGCCTCAAGGGCAAGACCGTTGGCGTGCAGCGTGCGACCACTACCGACCGCTACGCCACCGAGGTGTTCGAGCCCAAGGGCATCAACGTCAAGCGTTACGGCAACAACGAAGAAATCTACATGGACCTGGCGGCCGGGCGTCTCGACGCGATTTTCGCCGACACCATTCCGCTGACCGACTTCCTGTCGATGCCTCGGGGCAAGGGTTACGCCTTTGTCGGGCCCGAGTTGAAGGACCCGAAATACGTGGGCGAGGGCGCGGGGATTGCGGTGCGCAAGGGCAACACCGAGCTGGTCAGCCAGTTGAACACCGCCATCGACGGCATTCGCGCCAGTGGTGAGTATCAGAAGATTTCCGAGAAGTACTTCAAGTCGGACATCTACGGCGACTGA
- a CDS encoding NAD(P)/FAD-dependent oxidoreductase: MSHADFIIIGGGIAGASTGFWLSQHGKVAVLERESHPAYHSTGRSAALFTAAYGTPQVRALTQASREFFDHPPSGFCEHPLLTPRGEMTVDFTGDAAELNNQYLSAKATVPEMQLLSADEACARLPILRREKVHGAIYDPTASDIDTDALHQGYLRGIRRNNGQVQTDCEVLGLSRDADGIWHVQTNDQTFSAPIVINAAGAWADKIGALAGARPLGLQPKRRAAFIFAGPEGVDIHHWPMLVSLDESFYMKPDAGMFLGSPANADPVEPHDVQPEELDIAMGIYQIEEATTLTIRRPTRTWAGLRSFVADGDLLSGFDPQVPGLFWVAAQGGYGIQTSPAMGMASAALVRGESLPRHLEQFGLTAAMLAPSRLA; this comes from the coding sequence ATGAGTCATGCAGATTTCATCATCATCGGCGGCGGGATCGCCGGCGCTTCCACCGGTTTCTGGCTGTCGCAGCACGGCAAGGTCGCGGTGCTGGAGCGCGAGTCGCATCCGGCCTATCACTCCACCGGGCGCTCGGCGGCGCTGTTCACCGCCGCTTACGGCACACCGCAGGTCCGGGCGCTGACCCAGGCCAGCCGTGAATTCTTCGACCATCCGCCCAGCGGTTTCTGCGAGCACCCGCTGCTGACCCCGCGCGGGGAAATGACCGTGGATTTCACCGGGGACGCCGCCGAGCTGAACAATCAATACCTGAGCGCCAAAGCCACAGTGCCGGAGATGCAGTTGCTCAGCGCGGATGAAGCCTGCGCGAGGCTGCCGATCCTGCGCCGGGAAAAAGTCCATGGCGCGATCTACGACCCGACCGCCAGCGACATCGACACCGACGCCCTGCATCAGGGTTATCTGCGCGGCATCCGTCGCAACAACGGCCAGGTGCAGACCGATTGCGAAGTGCTCGGGCTGAGCCGCGATGCCGACGGAATCTGGCACGTGCAGACCAATGACCAAACCTTCAGCGCGCCCATCGTGATCAACGCGGCTGGCGCCTGGGCCGACAAGATCGGTGCCCTGGCCGGCGCCCGGCCGTTGGGCCTGCAACCAAAACGTCGCGCCGCGTTCATCTTCGCCGGCCCCGAAGGCGTGGACATTCATCACTGGCCGATGCTGGTCAGCCTCGACGAATCCTTTTACATGAAGCCCGATGCCGGGATGTTCCTCGGCTCACCGGCCAACGCCGACCCGGTCGAGCCGCACGACGTGCAACCGGAAGAACTGGACATTGCCATGGGCATTTACCAGATCGAGGAGGCGACGACCCTGACCATCCGCCGCCCGACCCGCACCTGGGCCGGTCTGCGCAGTTTCGTCGCCGACGGTGATTTGCTCTCCGGGTTCGACCCACAAGTGCCGGGGCTGTTCTGGGTCGCGGCCCAGGGCGGTTACGGTATCCAGACCTCACCGGCCATGGGCATGGCCAGCGCAGCGCTGGTGCGTGGCGAATCGCTGCCCCGACACCTCGAGCAATTCGGCCTGACCGCCGCCATGCTCGCCCCTTCCCGCCTGGCCTGA
- a CDS encoding polysaccharide deacetylase family protein: protein MRIVLFFAAWLLSVGAVAAPGDIATLDRSTWPEKLDNPTLFDVASRAEILMFARGLLGTEALDEAALAQRLGLRTVNLDAINSLRERLWQRLLANYNFAQQSCDQDASFCFLVEDLPTLREQAAKFVVSDESYYTKWAEPSRIFHLQYLDELMRKAALSPQTSSELDHFADYERNGDDMHDRLFLLSFDSAANLQPDNTDWLTEYLRKSNLSGTFFMLGKDVQARLADRSVSSLQATFSQQCVGVQGWEFRSHSHWQDWQDSVRRSADLVRNKLPENYVPLFRPPEGQRRSDAGGFFNSQGLQVALWDIDAQDGAGKLKGAPSAQRVLTLMLLWRHGVINFNMKQDAVKTALPWLITQTAQSGIGWEDCQNAFR from the coding sequence TTGCGCATTGTTCTTTTTTTCGCCGCGTGGCTGTTGAGCGTCGGTGCCGTTGCGGCGCCGGGCGATATCGCGACGCTGGATCGCAGCACCTGGCCGGAGAAGCTCGACAACCCGACCCTGTTCGACGTCGCCTCACGGGCGGAAATCCTGATGTTCGCCCGAGGCCTGCTCGGCACCGAAGCACTGGACGAAGCGGCGCTGGCCCAGCGTCTGGGACTGCGCACGGTCAATCTGGATGCGATCAACAGCCTGCGCGAGCGCCTGTGGCAGCGCCTGCTGGCCAACTACAACTTCGCCCAGCAAAGCTGCGATCAGGACGCCTCGTTTTGCTTCCTCGTCGAAGACTTGCCGACCCTGCGCGAGCAGGCGGCCAAATTCGTGGTCAGTGACGAGAGCTACTACACCAAATGGGCCGAACCGAGCCGGATCTTCCATCTGCAGTACCTTGATGAGCTGATGCGCAAGGCTGCGCTGTCGCCGCAGACCAGCAGCGAACTCGATCATTTCGCAGACTACGAGCGCAACGGCGACGACATGCACGATCGCCTGTTTCTGCTGAGTTTCGACAGCGCCGCCAACCTGCAACCGGACAATACCGACTGGCTCACCGAGTACCTGCGCAAGTCGAACCTGAGCGGCACCTTTTTCATGTTGGGCAAGGATGTTCAGGCGCGGCTGGCCGATCGTTCGGTGAGCAGTCTGCAAGCGACGTTTTCGCAGCAGTGCGTCGGCGTTCAGGGCTGGGAATTCCGCTCTCACAGCCACTGGCAGGACTGGCAGGATTCGGTGCGACGCAGTGCCGACCTGGTGCGCAACAAGCTGCCGGAAAATTACGTGCCGCTGTTCCGTCCGCCGGAAGGCCAGCGTCGCAGCGATGCTGGGGGGTTCTTCAACAGTCAGGGCTTGCAAGTGGCGCTGTGGGACATCGATGCCCAGGACGGCGCCGGCAAGCTCAAGGGGGCTCCGAGCGCGCAGCGCGTGCTGACCCTGATGCTGTTGTGGCGACACGGAGTGATCAATTTCAACATGAAGCAGGATGCGGTGAAGACCGCGTTGCCGTGGCTGATCACACAGACTGCGCAAAGCGGCATCGGCTGGGAAGACTGTCAGAACGCGTTTCGCTGA
- a CDS encoding PhoH family protein: MDDHGRSPSSNQPILYVLDTNVLIHDPNALLNFEEHHVAIPMTVLEELDKLKSGHHSVAAECRQAIRLIDKTLGDASPEDVELGVPIQRGKGGPKGLLSILMSKQAESNLILPEHLNDNKIINQLIDLHTRDPKKPVVLVTKDINMRLKARACGIDAEDYSTDQLVDDVSLLPNGYHNMTGSFWDRVSKVETRQDHGRTWHQVQLTDNLPAVHINEFIIDEQGFVGWIKEIEEDRLLILDLHQEPLLHQEAWGLKPRDIYQSLALYALLDPDIHLVNLSGAAGSGKTILALAAAIEQTMVSKRYRRIIATRSVQGLDQEIGFLPGTEAEKMEPWLGAITDNLEALHMDDENTHGSVDYILSKVPLQFKSLNYIRGRSFQQSLILIDECQNLTPHQMKTIITRAGAGSKVVCLGNLAQIDTPYLSATSSGLTYLTERFKDFPNGVHITLQGVPRSILAEYAESHL; this comes from the coding sequence ATGGATGATCACGGACGTAGCCCCTCCTCCAACCAGCCAATCCTTTATGTACTCGATACCAACGTACTGATTCACGATCCGAACGCCCTGCTGAATTTCGAAGAACACCACGTCGCGATCCCGATGACCGTGCTTGAAGAGCTGGACAAGCTCAAGAGCGGGCATCACAGCGTGGCCGCCGAATGCCGTCAGGCGATCCGCCTGATCGACAAGACCCTGGGCGATGCTTCCCCGGAAGATGTCGAGCTGGGGGTGCCGATCCAGCGCGGCAAGGGCGGTCCGAAGGGCTTGCTGTCAATTCTGATGAGCAAGCAGGCCGAATCGAACCTGATTCTGCCCGAGCATCTGAACGACAACAAAATCATCAACCAGCTGATCGACCTGCACACCCGCGACCCGAAAAAACCGGTGGTGCTGGTCACCAAAGACATCAACATGCGCCTCAAGGCGCGCGCCTGCGGGATTGACGCCGAGGACTACAGCACCGACCAACTGGTCGACGACGTGTCCCTGCTGCCCAACGGCTATCACAACATGACCGGCTCCTTCTGGGACCGTGTGAGCAAGGTCGAAACCCGTCAGGACCATGGCCGCACCTGGCATCAGGTGCAATTGACCGATAACCTGCCGGCCGTGCACATCAACGAATTCATCATTGATGAGCAAGGGTTTGTCGGCTGGATCAAGGAGATTGAGGAGGACCGTCTGCTGATCCTCGACCTGCATCAGGAACCGCTGCTGCACCAGGAAGCCTGGGGCCTCAAGCCACGGGACATCTATCAGAGTCTGGCGCTGTATGCGCTGCTGGATCCGGACATTCACCTGGTCAATCTGTCCGGCGCCGCCGGCTCGGGTAAAACCATTCTGGCGCTGGCCGCTGCGATCGAGCAGACCATGGTCAGCAAGCGCTATCGTCGCATCATCGCCACCCGCAGCGTGCAGGGCCTGGACCAGGAAATCGGCTTCCTGCCCGGCACCGAAGCGGAAAAAATGGAGCCTTGGCTGGGCGCCATCACCGACAACCTCGAAGCCTTGCACATGGATGACGAAAACACCCATGGCAGCGTCGACTACATCCTCAGCAAAGTGCCGTTGCAGTTCAAATCGCTCAATTACATTCGCGGTCGCAGCTTCCAGCAGAGCCTGATCCTGATCGACGAATGCCAGAACCTCACGCCGCACCAGATGAAAACCATCATCACCCGGGCCGGCGCCGGTTCCAAAGTGGTGTGCCTGGGCAACCTGGCACAGATCGACACCCCTTACCTGTCCGCGACCAGCTCCGGGCTGACCTACCTGACCGAACGCTTCAAGGATTTCCCCAACGGTGTGCACATCACCCTGCAAGGGGTGCCTCGCTCGATCCTGGCCGAATACGCCGAATCGCATCTGTAA
- the alg8 gene encoding mannuronan synthase, translating into MSKLKHFFLQSAGWLLFLSLLMGLALMLPTSTFDSESKDFIFLIGAVGIWRYSMGATHFVRGMIFLYIVYPHLRRKVRKLGKAADPSHVFLMVTSFRIDALTTAQVYSSVIREAIDCELPTTVVCSIVEMSDELLVKALWARMNPPDRVKLDFVRIPGTGKRDGLAFGFRAISRHLPDDRAVVAVIDGDTVLGEGVVSKTVPWFQMFGNVGGLTTNEFCEVRGGYIMSEWHKLRFAQRHINMCSMALSKRVLTMTGRMSVFRATVVTNPEFIADVESDSLQHWRLGRFKFLTGDDKSSWFSLMRLGYDTFYVPDAAINTVEHPPEKSFIKASRKLMFRWYGNNLRQNSRALGLGVKRLGAFTSVVLFDQRVSMWTSLLGLTVAIIASFKYGTAFILVYLLWIGITRLILTLLLSCSGHRIGPAYPAILYYNQIVGALVKIYVFFRLDQQSWTRQPTSLTRDLASFQRWFNTWSSRTMTFSAGSIFVAVLLMMV; encoded by the coding sequence ATGTCCAAGCTCAAACATTTTTTTCTGCAATCCGCCGGCTGGCTTTTGTTTCTGAGCCTGCTGATGGGCCTGGCCCTGATGCTGCCCACGTCCACGTTCGACTCCGAGTCGAAGGACTTCATTTTCCTGATTGGCGCCGTGGGTATCTGGCGCTATTCGATGGGTGCCACGCACTTTGTGCGCGGCATGATCTTTCTCTACATCGTCTACCCGCACCTGCGCCGCAAGGTTCGCAAGCTGGGTAAAGCGGCGGACCCGTCGCATGTGTTTCTGATGGTCACCAGTTTCCGCATCGACGCGTTGACCACCGCGCAGGTTTACAGCTCGGTGATCCGCGAAGCCATCGACTGCGAACTGCCGACCACCGTGGTCTGCTCGATCGTCGAAATGTCCGATGAGCTGCTGGTCAAGGCGCTGTGGGCGCGGATGAATCCACCGGACCGCGTGAAACTCGACTTCGTGCGCATTCCCGGCACCGGTAAACGTGATGGCCTGGCGTTTGGTTTCCGCGCGATCTCCCGTCACCTGCCGGACGACCGCGCCGTGGTGGCCGTGATCGATGGCGACACCGTGCTCGGCGAAGGCGTTGTGAGCAAAACCGTGCCGTGGTTCCAGATGTTCGGCAACGTCGGCGGCCTGACCACCAACGAATTCTGCGAAGTGCGTGGCGGCTACATCATGAGCGAGTGGCACAAGCTGCGCTTCGCCCAGCGCCACATCAACATGTGCTCGATGGCCCTGTCCAAACGCGTGCTGACCATGACCGGACGCATGTCGGTGTTCCGCGCCACCGTGGTCACCAACCCGGAATTCATCGCCGACGTTGAAAGCGACTCGCTGCAACACTGGCGCCTGGGCCGTTTCAAGTTCCTGACCGGCGACGACAAGTCGAGCTGGTTCAGCCTGATGCGTCTGGGCTACGACACCTTCTACGTGCCGGACGCGGCGATCAACACCGTTGAACACCCGCCGGAAAAGAGCTTCATCAAGGCCAGCCGCAAACTGATGTTCCGCTGGTACGGCAACAACCTGCGGCAGAACTCCCGAGCGCTGGGCCTGGGTGTAAAACGCCTCGGTGCCTTCACCTCGGTGGTGCTGTTCGACCAGCGCGTATCGATGTGGACATCGCTGCTCGGCCTGACCGTGGCAATCATCGCCAGCTTCAAATACGGCACCGCGTTCATTCTGGTTTACCTGCTGTGGATCGGCATCACCCGACTGATTCTGACGCTGTTGCTGTCCTGCTCGGGCCACCGGATCGGTCCGGCTTACCCGGCAATTCTCTATTACAACCAGATCGTCGGCGCGCTGGTGAAGATCTACGTGTTCTTCCGCCTCGACCAACAATCCTGGACTCGCCAACCCACTTCCCTGACCCGTGATCTCGCCAGCTTTCAACGTTGGTTCAACACCTGGTCGTCTCGGACCATGACCTTCTCCGCCGGCAGCATCTTCGTCGCCGTGCTGCTGATGATGGTCTGA
- a CDS encoding nucleotide sugar dehydrogenase has product MRISIFGLGYVGAVCAGCLSARGHDVVGVDVAKDKIDMINAGKSPIVEPGLGELLAQGIQTGRLRGTTNFAEAIRDTDLSMICVGTPSKKNGDLELNYIEAVCREIGFVLREKTTRHTIVVRSTVLPGTVANVVIPILEDCSGKKAGVDFGVAVNPEFLRESTAIADYDLPPMTVIGEFDKASGDVLQSLYEELDAPIIRKDIALAEMIKYTCNVWHATKVTFANEIGNIAKAVGVDGREVMEVVCQDKTLNLSQYYMRPGFAFGGSCLPKDVRALTYRAGSLDVEAPLLNSLMRSNESQVQNAFDIVESHDKRKVALLGLSFKAGTDDLRESPLVELAEMLIGKGYDLSIYDSNVQYARVHGANKDYIESKIPHVSSLLNADFDSVIDNSDVIILGNRDEKFRALAEEAPHGKQVIDLVGFMSKATSAGSRTEGICW; this is encoded by the coding sequence ATGCGCATCAGCATATTTGGTTTGGGTTACGTCGGTGCAGTATGTGCCGGTTGCCTGTCTGCACGGGGCCATGACGTCGTTGGCGTCGATGTTGCCAAAGACAAGATCGACATGATCAACGCTGGCAAATCTCCCATTGTCGAACCGGGCCTGGGCGAGTTGCTGGCACAAGGTATCCAGACCGGTCGTCTGCGCGGCACAACCAACTTCGCCGAGGCAATTCGCGACACCGATCTGTCGATGATCTGCGTCGGCACGCCGAGCAAGAAGAACGGCGACCTGGAACTGAACTACATCGAAGCGGTGTGCCGCGAGATCGGTTTTGTTCTGCGCGAAAAGACCACCCGTCACACCATCGTCGTGCGCAGCACCGTGCTGCCGGGCACCGTGGCAAACGTTGTCATCCCGATCCTCGAAGACTGCTCCGGCAAGAAAGCCGGCGTTGATTTCGGTGTCGCCGTAAACCCTGAGTTCCTGCGTGAATCTACCGCGATCGCCGACTACGACTTGCCACCGATGACCGTCATCGGCGAGTTCGACAAGGCCTCGGGCGACGTTCTGCAATCGCTGTACGAAGAACTCGACGCGCCGATCATCCGCAAGGACATCGCCCTCGCCGAGATGATCAAGTACACCTGCAACGTCTGGCATGCCACCAAAGTGACCTTCGCCAACGAGATCGGCAACATCGCCAAAGCGGTGGGCGTCGATGGCCGCGAAGTGATGGAGGTCGTCTGCCAGGACAAGACCCTCAACCTGTCCCAGTACTACATGCGCCCGGGCTTCGCGTTCGGCGGTTCGTGCCTGCCGAAAGACGTGCGCGCCCTGACCTACCGCGCCGGCTCCCTGGACGTCGAAGCGCCGCTGCTCAACTCGCTGATGCGCAGCAACGAATCGCAAGTGCAAAACGCCTTCGACATCGTTGAAAGCCACGACAAACGCAAAGTCGCCCTGCTCGGCCTGAGCTTCAAGGCCGGCACCGACGACCTGCGCGAAAGCCCGCTGGTGGAACTGGCCGAGATGCTGATCGGCAAGGGTTACGACCTGAGCATCTACGACAGCAACGTCCAGTACGCCCGTGTCCACGGCGCGAACAAGGACTACATCGAGTCGAAGATCCCGCACGTGTCGTCCCTGCTCAACGCGGACTTCGATTCGGTGATCGACAACTCCGACGTGATCATCCTCGGCAACCGCGACGAGAAGTTCCGTGCGCTGGCCGAAGAAGCGCCGCACGGCAAACAGGTGATCGACCTGGTGGGCTTCATGTCCAAGGCCACCAGCGCCGGTAGCCGCACCGAAGGCATCTGCTGGTAA